The following proteins are co-located in the Pseudoalteromonas sp. N1230-9 genome:
- a CDS encoding bifunctional diguanylate cyclase/phosphodiesterase, translating into MSKRLDTAFALEVKTDQLRIINQFSSSLMQLDTLEELLDYVTSQVVNRLGFIECVIYLADDETRTLKEVASLGTASSSDTYHIDRTEINFDQGITGYVASSGLPLMVGDVTQDSRYIADARPALSELCVPLVYKEKVLGVIDCEHPQKHYYTDAHLEVLSTVAHLLSAKINQVRTVENLQQTVKQLNDAQKLENSMLQIANLTYQSSELDSFFESLHSIITSLLRADNFFIGLYDKQLDVLDLVYIIEEGVRSNAHKKISKELLKDTASYYLLTIDQSLLFNKEEFEKHIKAGHFKMVGRQAESWLGVPFKVNERISGVIAVQSYSKHYHYSEHDRALLTYVSRQISMAIDRQLSRQELEHKALHDELTGLANRSLLIERVKHGILRLARSDEKSQHALLYLDFDRFKSINDSLGHEVGDHFLVKICELIQGTIRNTDTFARLGGDEFAIFMENITDKQQIDDALARIQLALAEPLNIDGHLLQASTSIGVAFCTTEKDKAYKLLQHADAAMYEAKSSGRGQVKFFNNTMRKKLKSHADIENDLQHGIEHNDFELYYQPIFTIQSNEVVGFEALVRWHHPSKGLVAPNDFIPIAEDTGQIINLDLHLLELAAKQIFAWHKQGTPFLRVTVNVSSRHFASLDFVSQIHDLYKKYQLPLGSLCLEITESGLIGNLELATKIIEGLAPLEVKLCLDDFGTGYSALGYLHQLPIHILKIDKSFIDHLRKEHNPLVDAILSLAQSLKLDVVAEGIETEQQLNILKQTQCKFGQGFLKAKPMPASEAEKVILNGL; encoded by the coding sequence ATGTCTAAAAGGTTAGATACCGCATTTGCACTTGAGGTCAAAACAGACCAACTACGTATAATAAATCAGTTTTCATCGTCATTGATGCAGCTAGATACGCTAGAAGAATTACTCGATTATGTAACATCTCAGGTTGTAAACCGCCTTGGTTTTATTGAATGTGTTATCTATTTAGCTGATGACGAAACACGTACATTAAAAGAAGTTGCTTCACTGGGAACTGCGAGTTCTTCAGATACCTACCATATTGACAGAACTGAAATCAACTTTGACCAAGGGATCACCGGTTATGTTGCATCATCAGGACTCCCTCTGATGGTTGGCGATGTCACTCAAGATAGTCGTTATATAGCGGATGCCCGCCCTGCTCTTTCTGAGTTATGTGTGCCCCTTGTTTATAAAGAAAAGGTCTTAGGGGTGATTGATTGCGAGCACCCACAAAAACATTATTATACAGATGCGCACTTAGAGGTGCTCTCAACGGTTGCTCATTTACTGAGTGCGAAGATAAATCAAGTTCGCACCGTTGAAAATTTACAGCAAACTGTAAAGCAGTTAAATGATGCTCAAAAGCTTGAAAACAGTATGTTGCAAATTGCAAACTTAACCTATCAATCAAGCGAACTAGACAGCTTTTTTGAATCGCTTCACAGTATTATTACCTCTTTACTGCGAGCTGATAACTTCTTTATCGGTTTGTATGATAAACAACTAGATGTACTTGATTTAGTCTATATTATTGAAGAAGGTGTTCGTTCAAACGCACACAAAAAGATTTCCAAAGAATTACTCAAGGACACCGCTTCGTATTATCTTTTAACGATAGACCAGTCTCTATTATTTAATAAAGAAGAGTTTGAAAAACATATAAAAGCAGGCCATTTTAAGATGGTTGGTAGGCAAGCAGAATCTTGGCTCGGTGTGCCTTTTAAAGTAAATGAACGTATCAGTGGTGTAATTGCTGTTCAAAGCTACAGTAAACATTACCATTACAGTGAACATGATCGTGCTCTTCTCACGTATGTAAGCCGGCAGATAAGTATGGCAATTGACCGTCAGCTTTCGCGCCAAGAACTGGAACATAAAGCACTGCACGACGAACTCACTGGCCTGGCAAACCGTTCATTACTTATCGAGCGAGTTAAACACGGGATTTTACGCTTAGCTCGCTCTGATGAAAAAAGCCAACATGCCCTACTTTATTTAGACTTCGATCGCTTTAAGAGTATTAACGATTCGCTCGGCCATGAGGTTGGCGATCACTTTTTAGTCAAAATATGTGAGCTAATACAAGGAACGATTAGAAATACAGATACATTCGCGCGCTTGGGCGGTGACGAATTTGCTATTTTTATGGAAAACATTACTGACAAACAACAAATTGATGATGCACTTGCACGTATCCAATTGGCACTTGCAGAGCCTCTCAATATCGATGGTCACCTATTGCAAGCTTCAACGAGTATCGGTGTTGCATTTTGTACAACTGAAAAAGACAAGGCTTATAAGTTACTGCAACATGCTGATGCAGCTATGTATGAAGCAAAATCTTCAGGTCGCGGACAAGTCAAATTTTTCAATAACACAATGCGCAAGAAGTTAAAGTCACATGCAGATATTGAAAATGACTTACAACATGGCATCGAGCATAACGACTTTGAACTTTACTACCAGCCTATTTTTACTATTCAAAGTAATGAAGTTGTTGGTTTTGAAGCGCTTGTTAGATGGCATCACCCTAGCAAAGGTTTAGTGGCTCCTAATGATTTTATTCCGATCGCTGAGGACACAGGGCAGATCATTAATCTTGATTTGCACTTATTAGAACTTGCCGCAAAGCAGATATTTGCTTGGCATAAACAAGGAACACCTTTTTTACGTGTCACTGTCAATGTGTCATCTAGGCATTTTGCCAGCCTCGACTTTGTGAGTCAGATACATGACTTATATAAAAAGTATCAATTACCGCTGGGCTCTTTATGTTTAGAAATAACAGAGTCAGGCTTAATTGGTAACCTAGAATTGGCAACAAAAATAATAGAAGGCCTTGCTCCGCTTGAAGTCAAACTATGTTTAGATGATTTTGGTACAGGTTACTCTGCACTTGGTTATTTACATCAACTACCCATTCATATTTTAAAAATTGATAAAAGCTTTATTGATCATTTAAGGAAAGAGCATAACCCACTTGTTGACGCTATTCTTTCCTTAGCCCAATCATTAAAGCTGGATGTAGTCGCAGAGGGAATTGAAACAGAACAACAATTAAACATTTTAAAACAAACACAATGTAAGTTTGGCCAAGGCTTTTTAAAGGCCAAACCTATGCCAGCCAGTGAAGCTGAAAAAGTAATTCTAAATGGTCTTTAA